In one Bryobacteraceae bacterium genomic region, the following are encoded:
- the nuoG gene encoding NADH-quinone oxidoreductase subunit NuoG gives MADPVTFTIDGHSLQAPPGTLVIDAAKRAGINIPSFCYYEGLSLQAACRMCLVEVEKMPKLQASCTLTVAEGMVVRTDTPQVAGARKQMLEFLLTNHPLDCPVCDKGGECELQDMVFRYGAGESRYTEIKHHVDEKQWSPVVFYDAPRCILCYRCVRVCGEGLGVHALGVTNRGAYSEIVPNFGDHLSCDECGACIDICPVGALTSGAYRYQSRPWEMEHVGTVCTHCADGCKTTLSVRNGEILRGNNRDQSGINGDFLCGKGRFAFDFISHPERLQAPLVRKNGTLVETSWSEAVKKVSEKFKEIKNAGGTFGVIGSNRLTNEENYFLQKLAREGLGTANIDHERTGDVAALLDALSGNESGLATAQDVYESDAVLIIGADLSQQHPFLAWQTRANWRHHKAAVYTVTPGPVREDDIAAAAHRYGNGDPWPRIHELTDALKSRKGLVVLFGDAIKGGDVKRLIEFGGSLGIPVKYTCLVDYANSRGAMDMGVHPELGPGYEPAAAKGLATDRILAAPDLAGLWIVGSDPVGPAAIAPGAFVVVQDMFLTESAKRADVVLPGASLYEKHGTVTNGTGEIQRLHKAAAVMGAKPDLDIFALVARAMGLSMGQANPEKIFEEIRAKVRGYNVPLPVIATGGAAATAPVNGRVEVEQRPELIRSFGETLFTSGALGRYSKSLASVMEAPGALYQSK, from the coding sequence GCCGGGATCAACATTCCCTCGTTCTGCTATTACGAAGGCTTGTCGCTGCAGGCGGCCTGCCGCATGTGCCTGGTGGAAGTCGAAAAGATGCCCAAGCTCCAGGCGAGTTGCACGCTCACCGTGGCCGAAGGCATGGTGGTGCGCACCGACACTCCCCAGGTGGCCGGCGCCCGCAAGCAGATGCTCGAGTTCCTGCTCACAAACCACCCGCTCGATTGTCCCGTGTGCGACAAGGGCGGCGAGTGTGAACTGCAGGACATGGTGTTCCGATACGGCGCGGGCGAAAGCCGGTATACCGAAATCAAGCACCACGTCGACGAGAAGCAGTGGTCCCCGGTCGTCTTCTACGACGCCCCGCGCTGCATCCTGTGTTACCGCTGCGTCCGTGTTTGCGGCGAAGGATTGGGCGTCCACGCGCTCGGCGTCACCAACCGCGGCGCCTACTCGGAGATCGTCCCCAACTTCGGCGATCACCTGAGCTGCGACGAATGCGGCGCCTGTATCGATATCTGCCCGGTGGGCGCGCTCACCAGTGGCGCCTACCGGTATCAATCGCGGCCGTGGGAGATGGAGCACGTCGGCACCGTCTGCACCCACTGCGCCGACGGCTGCAAGACCACGCTCAGCGTTCGCAACGGCGAGATCCTGCGCGGCAACAACCGCGATCAGTCCGGAATCAACGGCGACTTCCTTTGCGGCAAGGGACGCTTCGCGTTCGACTTCATCTCCCACCCCGAGCGGCTGCAAGCGCCGCTGGTGCGCAAGAACGGGACGCTCGTCGAAACGTCATGGTCGGAGGCGGTCAAGAAGGTCTCCGAAAAGTTCAAGGAGATCAAAAACGCCGGCGGCACGTTCGGCGTGATCGGCTCCAACCGCCTCACCAACGAAGAGAACTACTTCCTGCAGAAGCTGGCGCGCGAGGGGCTGGGCACCGCGAATATCGACCATGAACGCACCGGCGACGTCGCCGCTCTGCTCGACGCCTTGAGCGGCAACGAGTCCGGACTCGCCACGGCGCAGGACGTCTACGAATCCGACGCCGTGCTGATCATCGGAGCCGATCTCTCGCAGCAGCATCCCTTCCTCGCCTGGCAGACGCGCGCCAACTGGCGTCATCACAAGGCCGCCGTCTATACGGTGACTCCGGGTCCCGTTCGCGAGGACGACATCGCGGCTGCGGCGCACCGCTACGGCAACGGCGATCCCTGGCCGCGGATTCACGAACTCACCGACGCATTGAAGTCGCGGAAGGGGCTGGTGGTCCTGTTCGGCGACGCCATCAAGGGCGGCGACGTAAAGCGGCTGATTGAGTTCGGCGGATCGCTCGGCATCCCGGTGAAATACACCTGCCTGGTCGACTACGCGAATTCCCGCGGCGCCATGGACATGGGCGTTCACCCTGAGCTTGGTCCCGGCTACGAACCCGCCGCCGCCAAGGGACTTGCGACTGACCGGATTCTGGCCGCACCCGATCTCGCCGGTTTGTGGATCGTCGGGAGCGATCCGGTAGGCCCCGCGGCCATCGCGCCCGGTGCGTTCGTCGTGGTGCAGGACATGTTCCTCACCGAGTCCGCCAAGCGCGCCGACGTGGTGCTGCCCGGAGCTTCTCTCTACGAGAAGCACGGCACGGTCACCAACGGCACGGGCGAAATTCAGCGCCTCCACAAGGCCGCCGCCGTCATGGGCGCCAAGCCGGACCTCGACATTTTCGCGCTCGTCGCGCGCGCCATGGGGCTCTCCATGGGTCAGGCCAATCCGGAGAAGATTTTTGAAGAGATCCGCGCCAAGGTGCGTGGTTATAATGTTCCTTTGCCTGTCATCGCAACGGGAGGAGCCGCCGCCACCGCGCCGGTCAATGGCCGCGTGGAGGTTGAGCAGCGGCCCGAGTTGATCCGTTCCTTCGGCGAAACACTATTCACATCGGGAGCGCTCGGGCGATATTCGAAGTCGCTCGCCTCGGTGATGGAGGCGCCCGGCGCGCTCTACCAAAGCAAATGA